A single genomic interval of Bacillota bacterium harbors:
- a CDS encoding segregation/condensation protein A, with amino-acid sequence MSYRVKLEAFEGPLDLLLKLIEKQELAVTSISVHEIIEQFFNYFAEIDFANVEEGSRFLVLAATLLAIKAQLVLPQPEQEIELEPGLFPREEIKEIVQGPELLTYQQFREAAVVLETSAKNWRLCYKRPPSGFQKRPAHRARREDILRLVQAFKEVVAQRTSLPEPYEVKPVPVDLEKKMEFILNQLQCKPEGLLFLELFFPPPPREEVIVTFLALLELVYQRKVKVAQAHGQGEIVLALADSERDLRRKKDAGIFS; translated from the coding sequence TTGAGCTACCGCGTGAAGTTAGAGGCTTTTGAGGGGCCACTCGACCTTCTTCTCAAACTGATTGAAAAGCAAGAACTGGCAGTTACTTCTATTTCGGTGCATGAGATCATAGAGCAATTTTTTAATTATTTCGCAGAAATTGATTTCGCAAATGTCGAGGAAGGAAGCCGGTTCCTGGTACTGGCGGCTACCCTACTTGCAATTAAGGCCCAGCTCGTTTTGCCCCAACCTGAACAGGAGATCGAGTTGGAGCCTGGTCTTTTCCCTCGAGAAGAAATTAAAGAAATTGTACAGGGACCGGAACTTTTAACTTATCAACAGTTTCGGGAAGCGGCAGTTGTTCTCGAAACATCCGCCAAAAACTGGCGGTTGTGCTATAAACGCCCTCCTTCCGGTTTTCAGAAAAGGCCTGCACACCGGGCAAGGCGCGAGGATATTCTCCGCCTTGTCCAGGCTTTTAAAGAGGTTGTGGCACAAAGAACATCACTTCCCGAACCCTATGAAGTAAAGCCGGTTCCGGTAGATCTCGAAAAGAAGATGGAGTTTATTTTAAACCAACTTCAGTGTAAACCCGAAGGCCTGCTTTTTTTAGAACTTTTTTTTCCTCCCCCGCCCAGGGAGGAGGTTATTGTTACCTTTCTCGCCCTTTTGGAGTTGGTTTACCAGCGAAAAGTGAAAGTCGCCCAGGCACACGGTCAGGGAGAGATTGTTCTTGCCCTGGCGGATTCAGAAAGAGATCTCAGGAGGAAAAAAGATGCCGGTATTTTTTCCTGA
- a CDS encoding D-alanyl-D-alanine carboxypeptidase family protein, with translation MSHFIFSYGFFCFFSRGLCGTQPNLPEIKGVAAILIDEVSGRVLYEKNSHRRMSPASLTKIMTALMVLEHGCLAQKVQISQNAAETGESSIWLETGEVLSREELLYALMLNSANDAAVALAESVSKTERSFVEQMNRRARQLNLSNTHFANPHGLEDPAHYASAYDLAFLTREALAVPLFRKIVATREKFIPWPGHPWDRLLINKNRLLDRYSGALGVKTGYTKKAGNCLVGAAQRGPLRLIAVVLNSPQVYEDVESLFNYGFTEYQGVFVERKDRTQGKVRVQKGDSRFIEVRPVQDVIVALRPGEEEELDFKVTTLERVEAPVAKGDVLGYYRIYLKGKEIGGVKLVAEADVSLKPPLWSTLLARVKLFLNRVFG, from the coding sequence TTGTCTCATTTTATTTTCTCTTATGGTTTTTTTTGTTTTTTCAGCCGGGGGTTATGCGGAACCCAACCAAATCTTCCCGAGATTAAAGGGGTTGCAGCAATTCTCATAGATGAAGTGTCGGGTCGTGTCCTTTATGAAAAAAATTCCCACCGGAGAATGTCCCCCGCCAGTCTGACGAAAATCATGACCGCTTTGATGGTGTTGGAACATGGTTGCCTGGCCCAAAAGGTTCAGATCAGCCAAAATGCGGCAGAAACGGGGGAAAGCTCAATTTGGCTGGAGACCGGGGAGGTATTGAGCAGGGAAGAACTGCTCTATGCTCTCATGTTAAATTCGGCTAACGATGCTGCAGTAGCCCTGGCAGAAAGTGTTTCCAAAACGGAGCGTTCATTTGTAGAACAAATGAACCGGCGCGCCCGTCAGTTGAATTTAAGCAATACGCATTTTGCAAACCCTCACGGATTAGAGGACCCTGCTCATTATGCTTCAGCTTATGACCTTGCTTTTCTGACCAGGGAAGCCCTGGCAGTTCCTTTATTTCGGAAGATTGTTGCTACCCGGGAAAAATTTATCCCCTGGCCCGGCCACCCCTGGGACCGGCTCTTGATTAACAAAAACAGGTTGCTTGACCGCTATTCCGGAGCGCTTGGAGTTAAGACCGGTTATACGAAAAAAGCTGGTAATTGCCTGGTAGGGGCGGCCCAGCGTGGACCATTGAGGTTAATTGCTGTTGTTCTTAATTCTCCCCAGGTTTATGAAGATGTCGAAAGTTTATTCAATTACGGATTTACTGAGTATCAAGGCGTTTTTGTGGAGAGAAAGGATCGAACTCAAGGTAAAGTGAGGGTGCAAAAGGGTGATTCCAGGTTTATTGAGGTAAGACCGGTACAGGATGTAATTGTGGCATTGCGGCCCGGGGAGGAAGAAGAGCTGGATTTTAAAGTAACTACTTTAGAACGGGTTGAGGCTCCGGTCGCAAAGGGAGATGTACTTGGTTACTACCGGATTTACTTAAAGGGGAAAGAAATCGGGGGGGTAAAGCTCGTTGCAGAAGCCGATGTCTCACTGAAACCCCCTCTCTGGTCAACCCTGCTCGCCCGGGTTAAACTGTTTCTGAACCGGGTTTTCGGATAA
- the lysA gene encoding diaminopimelate decarboxylase — protein sequence MKLHGTMCINAEGQLEVGGCRINELARNFGTPLYIMDEALIRKNCREYYRAFSSDGKSDGVLYAAKAFMATAICKIVESEGLGLDVVSGGELYIALKAGFPPGKLFLHGNNKSLSELEFALKSGVGRIVIDNFYELELLNHLAGAGGYLPQVLLRVAPGIEAHSHAYIRTGQLDSKFGFTLANGDALRAVETALRAVNLDLKGLHCHIGSQIFELDAFRDAARVMVDFLQEARTKTGWTATELDLGGGLGIYYSAGDTPPAIREYASAIHESVAESCKKWNFPRPKLFVEPGRSIVGPAGCTVYTIGAMKDIPGVRKYVAVDGGMTDNPRPALYQARYEGLIANKAKEPVQEVVSITGRCCESGDMLIWDLSAPRVEAGDLLVISCTGAYNYSMSSNYNCLPRPAVVLVCDGNADLIVARETYEDLVKNHLVPERISFSSCNVQS from the coding sequence GTGAAATTACACGGAACCATGTGTATTAATGCTGAAGGTCAACTTGAGGTAGGCGGCTGCAGGATAAACGAACTTGCTCGCAACTTTGGAACACCTCTTTATATTATGGACGAAGCCCTGATTCGAAAAAATTGCCGGGAATATTATCGGGCCTTCAGCAGCGACGGGAAATCAGATGGTGTTCTTTACGCGGCGAAGGCTTTTATGGCCACAGCGATCTGTAAAATCGTAGAATCAGAAGGTTTAGGACTTGATGTCGTTTCGGGAGGGGAGCTTTATATTGCCTTAAAAGCCGGATTTCCCCCCGGGAAGCTCTTTTTGCACGGTAATAACAAGTCTCTATCAGAATTAGAGTTTGCTTTAAAAAGTGGCGTGGGCCGGATTGTGATTGATAACTTTTACGAACTGGAGCTCCTCAACCATCTGGCCGGGGCAGGAGGATATCTTCCCCAGGTTCTATTGCGGGTTGCACCCGGGATTGAGGCTCACAGCCATGCTTACATTAGAACGGGGCAGTTAGATTCCAAGTTCGGTTTTACTTTAGCCAACGGAGATGCCCTGCGTGCTGTGGAAACTGCTCTGAGAGCGGTTAATCTCGATCTCAAGGGACTTCACTGTCACATCGGCTCGCAAATTTTCGAGTTAGATGCCTTCCGGGACGCCGCCCGCGTCATGGTAGATTTTCTCCAGGAGGCTCGCACCAAAACAGGTTGGACCGCAACAGAACTGGATTTAGGAGGGGGACTGGGGATTTACTACAGTGCTGGCGATACTCCTCCTGCAATCAGGGAATATGCCAGCGCGATCCATGAAAGCGTCGCTGAATCATGCAAAAAATGGAATTTTCCGCGCCCGAAGCTCTTTGTAGAACCAGGGCGTTCAATTGTTGGTCCTGCGGGGTGCACTGTTTATACAATCGGGGCCATGAAGGATATTCCCGGGGTTCGGAAGTATGTGGCTGTTGACGGAGGAATGACCGATAACCCGCGGCCTGCCCTCTATCAGGCCAGGTATGAAGGATTAATTGCAAACAAGGCAAAAGAGCCGGTTCAAGAGGTCGTTTCTATCACGGGAAGGTGCTGCGAATCAGGGGATATGCTGATCTGGGATCTTTCTGCACCCAGAGTGGAAGCAGGGGATCTTTTAGTGATATCTTGTACGGGCGCCTACAATTATTCCATGTCCAGTAATTATAACTGTCTTCCCCGCCCTGCCGTGGTTCTGGTCTGCGATGGAAATGCTGATCTGATTGTAGCGAGGGAAACTTACGAAGATCTAGTAAAAAACCACCTTGTCCCGGAACGGATCTCCTTCAGTTCCTGTAACGTACAGAGTTAA
- the ytfJ gene encoding GerW family sporulation protein — protein sequence MANHPIETLMKTAMESIKEMVDVNTIVGDPVETPDGSVIMPVSRVSCGFAAGGADFQPEGRREGQEVLPFGGGSGGGVSVQPVGFLVVGHNQVRLLPVDGNPIADRLIDLAPTLLERFQGMIRREPVAPSVTP from the coding sequence TTGGCCAATCATCCGATTGAAACACTCATGAAAACGGCAATGGAAAGCATTAAAGAGATGGTGGATGTAAATACGATCGTTGGTGATCCCGTAGAAACCCCGGACGGGAGCGTCATTATGCCTGTTTCCCGGGTAAGTTGCGGTTTTGCAGCCGGCGGGGCAGATTTTCAACCAGAGGGCCGCCGGGAGGGTCAAGAAGTTCTTCCCTTTGGGGGCGGCAGCGGAGGAGGTGTATCTGTGCAGCCGGTTGGTTTTCTCGTCGTGGGACATAACCAGGTACGTCTTTTGCCTGTTGATGGAAATCCTATTGCAGACCGGTTGATTGATTTGGCACCGACCCTTTTAGAAAGGTTTCAGGGCATGATCCGGCGCGAGCCTGTTGCGCCATCTGTAACACCATAA
- a CDS encoding nucleoside recognition domain-containing protein, whose translation MLNLIWLFLLISGILVAALNGRIELVTETLFSGANEGAKMCLDLIGLMALWLGMLEVAKQAGLIRLLARLLRPLTVLLFPEVPPNHPALGAIIMNISANILGLGNAATPFGLKAMEELQKLNPHPERASDAMCTFLATNTSCLTLIPATIIGVRVAAGSRDPTEIVGPTILATGLSMVVVLTVDFFWRTYFRVRYRRLKKC comes from the coding sequence ATGCTCAACCTGATCTGGCTTTTCTTGCTTATCAGTGGGATATTGGTTGCAGCTCTGAACGGAAGAATTGAACTGGTCACGGAGACCCTCTTTAGCGGGGCAAATGAAGGGGCTAAAATGTGTTTAGATCTGATTGGGCTTATGGCACTTTGGCTGGGAATGCTGGAAGTTGCCAAGCAGGCCGGCCTGATCCGGCTTCTTGCCCGTCTGCTACGCCCCCTGACTGTTCTTCTTTTTCCAGAAGTGCCCCCCAACCATCCTGCCTTAGGTGCTATTATTATGAATATCAGCGCTAATATTCTGGGTTTAGGGAATGCCGCAACTCCCTTCGGGTTAAAGGCGATGGAAGAACTCCAAAAACTTAATCCTCATCCCGAGAGGGCTTCTGATGCCATGTGTACCTTTTTAGCCACAAACACTTCGTGTCTTACCTTAATACCTGCAACGATTATCGGGGTTCGGGTTGCCGCCGGTTCGCGCGACCCCACCGAAATTGTGGGGCCCACCATTCTGGCAACAGGTTTATCAATGGTTGTTGTCCTTACAGTGGATTTCTTTTGGCGTACCTATTTCCGCGTCAGGTACCGGAGGTTAAAAAAGTGTTAG
- a CDS encoding site-2 protease family protein, whose product MPELNFTKVLLWLPAVIIALSFHEYAHGKTADWLGDPTPRYQGRLTLNPFQHIDPLGFLLLLFAGFGWAKPVQVNPLNFRGDRRKGMMLVALAGPLMNLLVAFTGALIMSLALPDQMAITSVHPLVGILRGIMIINVYLALFNLIPVPPLDGAKVLTGIFPSYELISSRLEAYGPIILLILIFTRFIEMVILPLAAFIIKLISLIAQSLALLFTGF is encoded by the coding sequence ATGCCTGAGTTGAATTTTACCAAGGTCCTGCTCTGGTTGCCGGCGGTGATTATTGCTCTTTCTTTTCATGAATATGCGCACGGAAAAACTGCGGACTGGCTGGGGGATCCAACTCCCCGCTACCAGGGGAGGCTTACCCTAAATCCCTTTCAGCACATTGATCCACTTGGTTTTTTGCTCCTTCTCTTTGCAGGTTTTGGTTGGGCAAAACCGGTACAGGTTAATCCCCTCAATTTCCGGGGAGACCGGCGAAAAGGAATGATGCTGGTAGCGCTGGCGGGACCTTTGATGAATCTTTTAGTTGCTTTTACGGGAGCTTTGATTATGAGTCTCGCACTTCCCGATCAAATGGCCATCACTTCAGTTCACCCCTTAGTGGGAATTCTGCGGGGAATTATGATCATCAACGTTTATTTGGCCCTCTTTAATTTAATACCTGTTCCCCCCTTAGATGGTGCGAAAGTTCTTACCGGAATCTTCCCCTCTTACGAACTTATTAGTAGTCGTTTAGAAGCCTACGGCCCAATCATCTTGCTTATTTTAATCTTTACACGTTTTATAGAAATGGTTATCCTCCCCCTGGCTGCTTTTATAATCAAACTGATAAGCCTCATTGCCCAATCGCTTGCACTCCTTTTTACAGGCTTTTAA
- a CDS encoding CBS domain-containing protein, with translation MEVITTHINTDFDGFAGVIAARKLYPGAEIVLGGNTQPNVRNYMALYRDVWFPLRVSELPPSKLKRLVLVDTANPARLGNLRNLAEKAEEIHVYDHHPSSPEDVKATSWIVEPLGATVTILVELLKKRGLPVDPLEATLFCLGIYEDTGSLTFPATTPRDVEAVAFLLRCGANLNIVASYLGYPLTPEQKKLLQKLLEAGQLLVVNGVRIFVTKARVNHYIRGLDLLTQKIGEIEDFNAVFTLAQMRDRVYLVARSKTNLLRVNEILEAWQGGGHEQAASAMVRGTTLDKIEQQIYDLLCQKVQRGPVARDLMVTPVKTITPLTSLREAGEVMLRYGHSGLPVVEGGRLVGFISRRDVDKARQYGLEHAPVKGYMSRQIAAIDPETTLAEIQQLLVKYDIGRLPVLDQEGQILGIVSRSDLLRVFHQGKYFHPYQTLYLSGETADQAVQGRSWNILGLMKRRLPEFLLDFFREVGTLGEECAASVYLAGDFVRDLMRGEPGLLIELVVEGDFVFMRNLELRLKQPVPGGDFPPDPLRTVFFRLPSRHRLMVNTARAEFHEYPAAKLKAERSSLRQDLYRRDFTINTLAVGLNPSCFAQLFDFFGGQRDLLKGLIRVLHNFSFVEDPLRVLRALRFEQALGYRLEKQTQALLENAVAERFLERVSPARIKEELKICLQKKNAQGILCRFENFNLWDQIGGLLNEKDTREILNHADSETRKQLSDYLRGRENPESEVNHA, from the coding sequence ATGGAAGTGATTACCACTCATATTAATACCGATTTTGATGGTTTTGCTGGAGTGATCGCAGCACGCAAGCTTTATCCCGGCGCGGAAATTGTACTGGGCGGCAATACCCAGCCGAACGTCCGAAATTACATGGCTCTTTATAGAGATGTCTGGTTTCCGTTAAGGGTTTCGGAGCTTCCTCCGTCCAAGCTTAAGCGGTTGGTTCTTGTAGATACTGCGAATCCCGCAAGGCTGGGGAATCTTCGTAATTTGGCAGAAAAGGCCGAAGAGATTCACGTATACGATCATCATCCTTCTTCTCCTGAAGATGTAAAGGCCACCTCCTGGATTGTGGAGCCGCTTGGTGCGACAGTGACGATTCTGGTTGAACTTCTAAAAAAAAGGGGATTGCCGGTGGACCCTTTAGAGGCTACCCTTTTTTGCTTGGGGATCTATGAAGACACCGGTTCTCTTACCTTCCCTGCTACAACCCCGCGCGATGTGGAGGCCGTGGCCTTTCTTTTGCGCTGTGGCGCCAATCTCAACATCGTGGCCAGCTACCTCGGTTATCCTTTAACACCGGAACAAAAAAAATTATTACAAAAGCTGCTTGAAGCGGGGCAGCTCTTGGTAGTTAATGGGGTACGTATCTTTGTTACAAAAGCCAGGGTAAATCACTACATTCGGGGGCTGGACCTTCTGACTCAAAAGATCGGCGAGATCGAGGATTTTAACGCCGTTTTTACTCTTGCTCAAATGCGAGATCGGGTTTATCTTGTTGCAAGAAGTAAAACAAACCTCCTTCGCGTCAATGAAATTCTTGAAGCCTGGCAAGGCGGGGGCCACGAACAGGCGGCGTCTGCCATGGTACGGGGTACCACGCTGGATAAAATCGAGCAGCAAATTTACGATCTTCTCTGCCAGAAGGTCCAACGGGGGCCGGTTGCTCGGGATCTCATGGTGACACCGGTAAAAACGATTACCCCGCTTACATCCTTGAGGGAGGCGGGTGAGGTGATGTTGAGATACGGTCACTCCGGCTTGCCGGTTGTCGAGGGGGGGCGGCTGGTAGGATTTATTTCCAGGCGGGATGTGGACAAAGCTCGCCAGTACGGCCTGGAACACGCTCCTGTAAAAGGGTATATGAGCAGACAGATTGCCGCGATTGATCCCGAGACAACACTTGCCGAAATTCAGCAACTTTTAGTAAAATACGACATTGGACGGCTTCCTGTTCTCGATCAAGAGGGGCAGATTCTGGGTATTGTCTCACGGAGCGATCTTTTAAGGGTTTTTCATCAGGGAAAATATTTTCACCCCTACCAGACTCTTTATCTAAGCGGGGAGACAGCCGATCAGGCTGTACAAGGGAGGAGCTGGAATATTTTAGGATTAATGAAACGGCGGCTACCGGAGTTTCTCCTGGATTTTTTCCGGGAAGTCGGGACGCTTGGTGAGGAATGTGCGGCTTCGGTCTATCTTGCGGGAGACTTTGTAAGGGATCTTATGCGGGGTGAGCCGGGTCTCCTGATAGAACTCGTTGTTGAAGGGGATTTCGTTTTTATGCGAAACTTGGAGCTTCGCTTAAAACAGCCCGTTCCAGGGGGAGATTTCCCTCCAGACCCTCTCCGGACGGTGTTTTTCAGGCTTCCCTCCCGGCATCGCCTGATGGTAAACACGGCGCGGGCCGAGTTTCACGAGTACCCGGCAGCTAAACTGAAGGCAGAACGGTCCTCCTTGCGCCAGGATCTTTACCGGAGGGATTTTACCATCAATACATTAGCCGTTGGTTTAAATCCCTCTTGTTTTGCTCAATTGTTCGATTTTTTCGGGGGGCAGCGGGATTTGCTCAAGGGGTTGATTCGCGTACTTCACAATTTTAGTTTTGTAGAAGATCCCCTGCGGGTTTTGCGAGCACTAAGGTTTGAGCAGGCTTTAGGTTACCGCCTTGAAAAACAGACCCAAGCTCTGCTTGAAAATGCTGTTGCAGAACGTTTTCTTGAAAGAGTTTCTCCAGCCCGGATTAAGGAAGAATTAAAAATCTGCCTGCAGAAAAAAAATGCGCAGGGCATTCTGTGCCGGTTCGAAAACTTTAATTTGTGGGATCAGATTGGCGGGCTCCTGAATGAAAAGGATACAAGGGAGATTTTAAATCACGCGGACTCTGAAACCCGGAAGCAACTTTCGGATTACTTAAGGGGGAGAGAAAATCCCGAAAGCGAGGTTAACCATGCCTGA
- a CDS encoding TrpB-like pyridoxal phosphate-dependent enzyme, whose product MGEIKIVLEEKEIPQAWYNIQADMPELPSPPLNPATRQPIAPEDLAVIFPPDLIAQEVARERWIEIPGEVLEIYRLWRPTPLYRAARLERALQTPAQIYYKYEGVSPAGSHKPNTAVAQAYYNKKAGIKRLTTETGAGQWGSALSLACKFFDLDCTVYMVKVSYEQKPYRRSFMEVYGARVIPSPSPKTEAGRRVLAEHPDSLGSLGIAISEAVEEAAQHEDTNYSLGSVLNYVLLHQTVIGLEARAQMKKIGLYPDVVIGCHGGGSNFGGLAFPFLQDKFQGKQVRAVAVEPLACPSLTQGEYLYDFGDTAGLTPLLRMYTLGHDFVPPGIHAGGLRYHAAAPLVSKLYHDGYVEAQAYGQTDVFQSALLFAQTEGILPAPEAAHAIHAAVVEAMTAKESGEKRVILFGLSGHGHFDLTAYEAFLENKLNNITFSPEMLAASIKTVPKVD is encoded by the coding sequence ATGGGCGAGATCAAGATTGTACTAGAAGAGAAGGAGATCCCGCAGGCATGGTATAATATTCAGGCAGATATGCCTGAACTTCCATCCCCACCTTTAAACCCTGCAACCCGCCAGCCGATTGCTCCCGAAGATTTGGCGGTAATTTTTCCGCCTGATCTAATTGCGCAGGAGGTGGCGCGGGAACGGTGGATCGAGATTCCCGGAGAAGTTCTTGAGATCTACCGTTTATGGAGACCTACTCCCCTTTACCGTGCAGCCCGGTTGGAAAGGGCGCTACAAACCCCGGCCCAGATTTATTACAAGTATGAAGGTGTCAGTCCTGCCGGAAGCCACAAGCCCAATACCGCTGTAGCCCAAGCTTACTACAACAAAAAAGCGGGCATCAAGCGCCTGACTACCGAAACGGGGGCGGGACAGTGGGGGAGCGCCTTGAGTCTCGCCTGTAAATTCTTCGATCTGGATTGTACGGTTTATATGGTGAAGGTCAGTTACGAGCAAAAACCTTACCGGCGTTCTTTTATGGAGGTTTACGGCGCACGGGTCATTCCGAGTCCCAGCCCCAAAACCGAAGCAGGACGGCGCGTTTTAGCGGAACACCCGGATTCTCTGGGAAGCCTGGGGATCGCGATTAGTGAAGCAGTTGAAGAAGCAGCTCAACACGAGGATACAAACTATTCTTTAGGGAGCGTTTTAAATTACGTACTCCTGCACCAGACCGTAATCGGTCTTGAGGCGAGGGCCCAAATGAAAAAAATTGGGCTTTACCCGGATGTTGTCATCGGGTGCCACGGTGGGGGAAGCAATTTTGGGGGCCTGGCTTTTCCCTTTTTACAAGATAAGTTTCAGGGGAAACAGGTGCGGGCCGTCGCCGTCGAGCCTTTAGCCTGCCCTTCACTAACACAGGGAGAATACCTTTACGACTTCGGTGATACGGCAGGATTAACCCCCTTGCTGAGAATGTATACTCTGGGTCACGACTTCGTCCCGCCGGGCATTCACGCCGGAGGTCTCCGCTACCATGCGGCTGCTCCTTTAGTCAGCAAGCTTTATCACGATGGGTACGTTGAGGCCCAGGCTTACGGCCAGACTGATGTATTCCAAAGCGCCCTTCTCTTTGCCCAGACGGAGGGAATTTTACCGGCACCCGAGGCCGCGCACGCCATTCATGCTGCTGTCGTCGAGGCTATGACAGCTAAGGAATCAGGAGAAAAGAGGGTTATTCTTTTTGGCCTGAGTGGGCATGGTCACTTTGACCTGACAGCTTATGAGGCTTTCCTTGAAAACAAACTGAACAACATTACCTTTTCCCCGGAAATGCTGGCAGCAAGCATCAAAACCGTTCCCAAAGTAGACTGA
- the scpB gene encoding SMC-Scp complex subunit ScpB: MPVFFPEEAMAILDSLLFVSPEPLSVKMLSQLTGVHPDDVKELLNRLKELYDQPGHGLRLVEVAHGYQLVTRPQYHSYIEKLHQEKERTLSLSRAALETLGIIAYCQPVSKAKIEAIRGVRVDHVLANLLERGLIKEVGRSEGPGRPVLYGTTANFLEYFGLKDITDLPPLDSVKV, translated from the coding sequence ATGCCGGTATTTTTTCCTGAGGAGGCAATGGCTATTTTAGATTCCCTTCTTTTTGTTTCACCGGAACCCCTCTCGGTAAAAATGCTCAGTCAGCTTACGGGTGTTCATCCGGACGATGTCAAGGAACTCTTAAATCGATTGAAAGAGCTCTACGACCAGCCGGGACACGGACTTCGGCTTGTAGAGGTCGCGCACGGCTATCAATTGGTGACCCGTCCCCAATATCATTCTTATATTGAAAAACTTCACCAGGAAAAAGAAAGGACACTTTCTCTCTCCCGGGCTGCCCTCGAAACCCTGGGTATTATTGCTTACTGCCAGCCGGTAAGCAAGGCGAAGATTGAAGCGATCCGGGGGGTCAGGGTTGATCACGTTCTTGCAAATCTCCTGGAACGGGGGCTTATTAAAGAAGTGGGACGGAGCGAGGGTCCGGGTAGACCTGTTCTTTACGGAACAACCGCAAATTTTTTGGAGTATTTCGGTCTTAAAGACATCACCGATTTACCTCCGCTCGATTCTGTTAAAGTCTGA
- the trpS gene encoding tryptophan--tRNA ligase gives MPQSTILSGMRPTGRLHLGHLSVLENWARLQEKYRCFFMVADWHALTTAFDEPEQILENTREMVLDWLTVGLDPRKSTIFVQSHVKEHAELHLLFSLITPVAWLERCPTYKDQIQQFREQGKDITTYGFLGYPLLQAADILIYKADLVPVGEDQLPHLELCREVARRFNYLYQIDLFPEPQAYLAEVALIPGIDGRKMSKSYGNEIPLASSPEEIERKVRMMVTDPARIHARDPGNPEVCTIYAFYRFFNQEKVKELDQVCRRGEIGCVPCKKELAQIMIQFLSPYWERRRELEKNLNYVWDVLRQGGNLARLQASQTMEEIRAAMGFELPREVRGF, from the coding sequence ATGCCGCAAAGCACGATTTTAAGTGGAATGCGACCTACGGGCCGCCTGCATTTAGGACATTTAAGTGTTTTAGAAAACTGGGCCAGGCTTCAGGAAAAGTACCGGTGCTTTTTTATGGTTGCCGATTGGCACGCGCTTACAACTGCCTTTGACGAACCGGAGCAAATATTAGAAAATACCAGGGAAATGGTGCTGGACTGGCTGACGGTCGGTCTTGATCCTCGTAAAAGCACGATCTTTGTCCAGTCACACGTTAAGGAGCACGCGGAATTACACCTGCTCTTTTCCCTCATTACCCCTGTTGCCTGGCTTGAACGTTGCCCCACATATAAAGATCAAATTCAGCAGTTTCGGGAACAGGGAAAAGATATTACGACGTACGGATTTTTAGGGTATCCCCTGCTTCAGGCTGCGGATATTTTGATCTATAAGGCCGATCTCGTTCCGGTCGGAGAGGATCAATTGCCTCACCTGGAATTGTGCCGGGAAGTAGCGCGCCGCTTTAATTATCTTTATCAAATAGATTTGTTTCCCGAACCCCAGGCTTACCTCGCCGAGGTGGCCCTTATTCCCGGGATTGACGGGCGAAAAATGAGCAAGAGCTATGGGAATGAAATCCCTCTTGCGAGTTCGCCGGAAGAAATAGAGAGAAAGGTCCGGATGATGGTTACGGATCCGGCGCGCATTCACGCCCGGGATCCGGGGAACCCAGAGGTTTGTACAATCTATGCCTTCTATCGCTTTTTTAATCAAGAAAAAGTGAAAGAGCTGGATCAGGTTTGCCGCCGGGGGGAAATCGGGTGTGTTCCCTGCAAAAAGGAGTTAGCCCAAATCATGATTCAATTCCTATCACCTTACTGGGAGCGGCGCCGCGAACTGGAAAAAAATTTGAATTACGTTTGGGATGTGCTGAGGCAGGGGGGAAATCTGGCTCGCTTGCAAGCAAGCCAGACCATGGAAGAGATACGGGCGGCGATGGGATTTGAGCTACCGCGTGAAGTTAGAGGCTTTTGA
- a CDS encoding spore maturation protein has product MLELILNQVSRWAIPVLFFIFLFLGWVRRVPVYEAFIHGASEGFQTAVRIIPYLVAMFVAIKVFRVSGAMELLTRLLAPFLELLGLPAEAFPLAVMRPLSGSSALGIATELIKTHGPDSFIGRLASVMQGSTDTTFFVLTIYFGSVGVKRYRHAVALGLLADLTGLIGSLVICHYLFG; this is encoded by the coding sequence GTGTTAGAGTTAATTCTTAACCAGGTTTCCCGCTGGGCGATCCCCGTCCTTTTTTTTATCTTTCTTTTTTTGGGGTGGGTCCGCCGCGTCCCGGTTTATGAAGCTTTCATTCATGGGGCGTCCGAAGGATTTCAAACTGCGGTCCGGATCATCCCCTACCTGGTTGCAATGTTTGTAGCAATTAAAGTGTTCCGGGTCTCGGGGGCAATGGAACTTCTGACGCGACTCCTTGCTCCCTTTCTTGAGCTTTTAGGGTTACCTGCCGAGGCCTTTCCTCTAGCGGTAATGCGTCCTCTTTCCGGTAGCAGCGCACTGGGTATTGCCACTGAATTAATTAAAACTCATGGACCCGATTCTTTTATCGGCAGACTTGCCTCCGTAATGCAGGGAAGTACTGATACAACTTTTTTCGTCCTCACGATATATTTCGGATCTGTAGGAGTGAAACGTTACCGGCATGCGGTAGCGCTGGGACTTCTTGCCGATTTAACGGGACTGATCGGCTCTCTTGTAATCTGTCATTATTTATTTGGTTGA